In Amia ocellicauda isolate fAmiCal2 chromosome 5, fAmiCal2.hap1, whole genome shotgun sequence, a genomic segment contains:
- the LOC136749061 gene encoding eukaryotic translation initiation factor 4 gamma 1-like yields the protein MKGIVDFRLIDNPRLRAQRELLHLESMMDKPSRRGTWGSQQDQRKQPRKIITGVSFTAEVKLHKTEKAWKTNIRKATTEDTETIKTDELFRRMRSILNKLTPQMFHQLMRQVTELTIDTEERLKGVVDLIFEKAISEPNFSVTYAHMCRCLMELHVPTTGKLGVTVTFRQLLLRKCKTEFEKDQGGAEVVEKKQKELDACLGEEAKGKRRRRALGNIQFIGQLLKVKMLNENTMHNCIIVKLLRKQDEESLECLCRLLSTIGKDLDSEKAKT from the exons atgaaagggaTTGTGGACTTTCGTCTGATAGACAATCCCAGACTCAG GGCACAGAGAGAACTGCTGCACCTGGAGTCCATGATGGATAAG CCCTCAAGAAGGGGCACCTGGGGCTCCCAGCAGGACCAGAGGAAGCAGCCACGTAAGATCATTACTGGAGTATCATTCACAGCTGAGGTGAAGCTCCACAAGACAGAGAAGGCCTGGAAGACAAACATAAGGAAGGCTACCACAGAGGACACTGAGACCATCAAGACAGAT GAGCTATTCCGCAGGATGCGCAGTATCCTGAACAAGCTGACCCCACAGATGTTCCATCAGCTGATGCGTCAAGTGACCGAGCTGACCAtcgacacagaggagcggctcaagGGTGTCGTTGACCTAATCTTTGAGAAGGCCATCTCCGAACCCAACTTCTCTGTCACATACGCCCATATGTGCCGCTGCCTTATGGAG CTCCACGTCCCTACCACTGGCAAGCTGGGCGTGACTGTGACTTTCCGccagctgctgttgagaaaatGTAAGACAGAGTTTGAGAAGGATCAGGGTGGCGCCGAGGTCGTTgagaagaagcagaaggagCTGGATGCATGCTtg ggcgAGGAGGCCAAGGGCAAGCGTCGCCGCCGGGCACTGGGCAACATCCAGTTCATCGGGCAGCTCCTCAAGGTGAAGATGCTCAATGAGAACACCATGCACAACTGCATCATCGTCAAGCTGCTGAGAAAGCAGGACGAGGAGTCCCTGGAGTGCCTGTGCCGACTCCTCTCCACTATTGGCAAGGACCTGGACTCGGAGAAGGCAAAG ACATAA